ACATCCCTCCCTTTATTTCTTCTCCTAAAACACCAGTCAAGGGTTTCGAGGCACGTCTCATTCACCGTGACTCTCCTGAATCTCCGCGCCACAACCCCAAGGCAACGCATGCTGATCTTATCAAATCAGCTCGTCAGAGAACCTTGGCCAGACAAAACTACTTCAAAAGGCTAATGTCAAGTAAACCATGGCAGAAATTAATAAGTGCCCCCATTGATTTGGAACTAGGAGACTACATCATGAGGTTCCAAATTGGCACCCCAAAAGTGGATACCTATGCATTCTTCGACAATGCCAGCCGTTTGATTTGGTTGCAGTGCATGCCTTGCTAGAAATGATACAATCAAAGCACACCAATATATGATCCTTCAAACTCACCAAGCTTTGTAGAAGTAAGGTGTAGCTCTCTAGACTGCAACATAACCGCAGATACGCAATGCCCCGATCCTAATGGTATATGCAAGTACACGATTGCGTATGGAGATGGAAGATCTTCTGAAGGAGTCCTTGCTACAGAAACAATCACGCTCGAACATGATGGATCAAGTGGAAGCGCTAGCTTACCAAATATGATTTTCGGGTGCCGTCACTCTAATGTAGACCCGAGATCAGGTTACAATCCACCCGGAATTGTGGGACTAAGCAGAGAACCTTCTTCCCTGGTAGGCCAAATTTCGTATCCTCATGTTTCGTATTGCACATCAGCTAATAATGAAGGCAACCATAGCTCTGTTAAGTTCGGCTCTGTAGCAGTCATCACTGAGAATACTACTCAAACCCCATTGTTAACTGGTCCAATTGATTTTTACTCTGTAAGCCTAGAAGGCATTAGTGTTGATGGTACAATGTTGGACATTCCGAAATCAGTGTTCAATATGAcgccagaaggagaaggaggggTCTTCATGGATACAGGAACAGATCATACTCAGCTGGTACTGCCAGCATTTTATGCAGTCAccaataaaatagaggatatCTTGTCGGATTTCAAATCCTTACCAGATGTGGATGGCAGGTTTCCAGTGTGTTACAA
This portion of the Rosa chinensis cultivar Old Blush chromosome 1, RchiOBHm-V2, whole genome shotgun sequence genome encodes:
- the LOC112169261 gene encoding probable aspartic protease At2g35615; translation: MPSPLIFSLIALILVINIPPFISSPKTPVKGFEARLIHRDSPESPRHNPKATHADLIKSARQRTLARQNYFKRLMSSKPWQKLISAPIDLELGDYIMRFQIGTPKVDTYAFFDNASHTQCPDPNGICKYTIAYGDGRSSEGVLATETITLEHDGSSGSASLPNMIFGCRHSNVDPRSGYNPPGIVGLSREPSSLVGQISYPHVSYCTSANNEGNHSSVKFGSVAVITENTTQTPLLTGPIDFYSVSLEGISVDGTMLDIPKSVFNMTPEGEGGVFMDTGTDHTQLVLPAFYAVTNKIEDILSDFKSLPDVDGRFPVCYNDTNFRLDSTEIVFQFTGLEFPLSANNTWDQNSLGYHCLAILPAFRGHSVLGMYQQRNVNVGYDFNNNIVSLKYSDNNSA